In Lotus japonicus ecotype B-129 chromosome 5, LjGifu_v1.2, one genomic interval encodes:
- the LOC130717658 gene encoding probable polygalacturonase At3g15720: MIQIMGNIIAPPRNAWGACSKRWLYFLGVNGLTLDGTGVINGHGQSWWGSLNGTEGCTGLPTALLFERCDGLQISRLTHINGPASHIFVVHSRDVTISGVHINSPKGISHNTDGIDISNTVRVNIRNSIIGSGDDCIAIKGGSRFINISHVTCGPGHGISVGSLGENGEEEFAEHVNVRNCTFNGGDSAARIKTWPGGKGYAKAIIYENIIVNQTNYPVYIDQHYMRTPEKKEALEVTDVTFRNIHGTCTNEHAVVLDCAKIGCDNIKLQQINITSIDLDKPASAICHNVHGTATDVISPRVTCLHH, translated from the exons ATGATACAGATTATGGGGAACATAATTGCACCTCCAAGAAATGCATGGGGAGCATGTTCAAAACGGTGGCTTTATTTCCTTGGCGTAAATGGCTTGACACTTGATGGAACAGGAGTGATCAACGGTCATGGTCAATCTTGGTGGGGCAGT CTGAATGGAACTGAAGGATGCACCGGACTACCTACG GCTCTGCTATTTGAAAGATGTGATGGGCTTCAAATAAGTAGACTCACTCACATAAACGGGCCAGCATCGCATATCTTTGTGGTTCACAGCCGAGATGTAACAATCTCAGGAGTTCACATAAATTCACCAAAAGGAATTAGTCACAACACTGATGGAATTGATATCTCAAACACAGTTCGGGTTAACATTCGTAACTCAATAATAGGGAGCG GTGATGACTGTATTGCCATCAAAGGTGGCTCACGATTCATCAACATTAGCCATGTTACTTGTGGACCTGGTCACGGGATTAG TGTGGGGAGTCTAGGGGAAAATGGAGAAGAGGAATTCGCAGAACATGTGAATGTTAGGAATTGCACATTCAATGGAGGTGATAGTGCAGCTAGAATCAAAACATGGCCG GGTGGAAAAGGGTACGCCAAGGCTATCATCTACGAGAATATCATAGTGAATCAAACAAATTACCCGGTGTATATTGACCAACATTACATGAGGACTCCAGAAAAG AAGGAAGCATTAGAAGTTACTGACGTTACATTCAGGAACATACATGGCACATGTACCAATGAGCATGCAGTTGTGCTTGACTGTGCCAAGATAGGGTGTGACAATATTAAGCTGCAACAAATCAACATTACCTCAATTGATCTAGACAAGCCAGCTTCTGCAATATGCCATAATGTTCATGGGACAGCAACTGATGTTATTTCACCTCGTGTGACTTGTTTACATCACTAA
- the LOC130717657 gene encoding pentatricopeptide repeat-containing protein At4g21065-like has product MIIKTKFPFSPSSTPSTLTNLTLQLPPTTTRSRVAEQTCLTLLNSCTTLTTLTQIHTLILKLGLINNPLVLTKFAATSSTFNAIHYATSFLFSDDPTTAPRASSFDAFLFNTLIRAFAHTPQSKSSGLQLYRTMLRYGVVPNKFTYPFVLKACAGLSDLRLGKAVHGSVVKFGFDDDLHVQNTMIHMYCCCCCGSGEGKEEGEGVELAGKVFDESPKTDSVTWSAMIGGYARRGHSSRAVGLFREMQVMGVCPDEITMVSVLTACADLGALELGKWLESYIEWKKIPKSVELCNALIDMFAKCGDVDKAMNLFRQMDSCTIVSWTSVIVGLAMHGRGSEAVSLFDEMVEQGVEPDDVSFIGVLSACCHSKLVDKGRSYFNSMEGNFGIVPKIEHYGCMVDLLSRAGFVKEALDFVRTMPVEPNQIIWRSIITACHARGELKLGESISKELLRNEPTHESNYVLLSNIYAKLRRWEQKTKVREMMDMRGMKKVPGSTMIELNNEMCEFVAGDKSHDQYKQIYEMVDEMGREIKRAGYVPTTSQVLLDIDEEDKEDALYKHSEKLAIAFALLNTPPGTPIRIVKNLRVCEDCHSATKFISKVYNREIVVRDRNRFHHFKNGLCSCGDFW; this is encoded by the exons ATGATCATCAAAACCAAGTTCCCATTCTCACCTTCTTCCACTCCTTCCACACTCACCAATCTCACCCTCCAACTTCCCCCAACCACCACAAGATCAAGAGTTGCAGAACAAACCTGCTTAACTCTCCTCAACTCCTGCACCACCCTCACCACTCTCACCCAAATCCACACCCTCATCCTCAAACTCGGCCTCATCAACAACCCACTCGTTCTCACCAAATTCGCcgccacctcctccaccttcaacGCCATTCACTACGCCACCTCCTTCCTCTTCTCCGATGACCCAACCACCGCGCCTCGCGCTTCCTCCTTCGATGCCTTCCTCTTCAACACGCTCATCAGGGCCTTCGCTCATACCCCTCAGTCGAAGTCCAGTGGGTTGCAGTTGTACCGGACAATGCTACGTTACGGCGTCGTGCCCAACAAGTTTACTTACCCGTTTGTGCTCAAGGCCTGCGCTGGACTCAGTGATTTGCGGCTCGGGAAGGCGGTTCATGGGTCTGTTGTGAAGTTCGGGTTTGATGACGATCTTCATGTACAGAACACCATGATTCACATGtattgttgctgttgttgtggTTCTGGTGAAGGTAAAGAAGAGGGAGAAGGGGTTGAGCTTGCAGGCAAGGTGTTTGATGAAAGTCCTAAGACGGATTCGGTGACGTGGAGTGCTATGATTGGTGGGTACGCGCGTCGCGGACATTCTTCGCGGGCCGTTGGGTTGTTTCGTGAGATGCAA GTTATGGGTGTTTGCCCTGATGAGATTACCATGGTTTCTGTTTTGACTGCATGTGCTGATTTGGGTGCACTTGAACTGGGGAAGTGGTTGGAATCTTATATTGAGTGGAAAAAGATACCAAAGTCCGTGGAGCTCTGTAACGCGTTGATAGACATGTTTGCCAAGTGTGGTGATGTTGATAAAGCTATGAATCTGTTTCGACAAATGGACTCGTGCACCATAGTTTCATGGACTTCAGTAATTGTTGGTCTTGCAATGCACGGTCGTGGGTCAGAGGCTGTTTCCTTATTTGATGAGATGGTTGAACAAGGAGTGGAACCTGATGATGTTTCTTTCATTGGGGTGCTCTCTGCATGTTGTCACTCCAAGCTAGTTGATAAAGGACGTAGTTATTTCAATTCAATGGAAGGGAATTTCGGCATTGTGCCAAAGATAGAACACTATGGATGCATGGTGGATTTGTTGAGTAGAGCTGGATTTGTCAAAGAGGCATTAGATTTTGTCCGAACTATGCCTGTTGAGCCAAACCAAATCATCTGGAGAAGCATAATCACTGCATGTCATGCACGCGGGGAACTCAAGTTAGGGGAGAGCATCTCGAAAGAGCTACTGAGAAACGAGCCAACGCATGAATCGAACTATGTTCTGCTCTCAAACATTTATGCGAAATTGCGACGGTGGGAGCAAAAGACCAAGGTGAGGGAGATGATGGATATGAGAGGGATGAAGAAGGTTCCAGGGAGCACCATGATTGAGCTGAACAACGAAATGTGCGAGTTTGTCGCTGGAGATAAGTCACATGATCAATACAAGCAAATATATGAAATGGTGGATGAGATGGGAAGGGAAATTAAGAGGGCAGGGTATGTTCCTACAACATCTCAGGTTTTACTTGACATTgatgaagaagataaagaagaTGCTTTGTATAAGCACAGTGAAAAGCTTGCAATAGCTTTTGCTCTTCTGAACACGCCCCCTGGAACACCAATCAGAATTGTGAAAAACTTGCGCGTTTGTGAAGATTGTCATTCTGCTACTAAGTTCATATCTAAGGTTTATAACCGAGAGATTGTGGTCAGGGACCGCAATCGCTTCCACCATTTCAAGAATGGTTTGTGTTCATGCGGAGACTTCTGGTAA
- the LOC130717801 gene encoding uncharacterized protein LOC130717801, whose product MRRRIWNFFSNSKKGLTSELFTPASSSTSNFRRLNALRSYCDQSHLRLQNRTGLLAQYKNLVDQGKLQHDPYQESVASELEKLVARLEQYEREMEEYHVNLAEWEKNRENERRKLLMEEVESQQKEGGDWWKQLNNKLTGRRGSRNKPVSVEPGVGKWVSYLKREMKLDSVVGRYPTAPPPPKGLYIYGNVGSGKTMLMDMFYRATEGIVKHRRRYHFHEAMLRINEHMHKIWKKQLEEKTLQSSIAGWIMNLPFDIKAKEWLAAEERYKQEVRMKNILPAVAEEFFLDREGDDKGASILCFDEIQTVDVFAIVALSGILSNLLSRGTVIVATSNRAPNDLNEPGMQQEIFQKLLSKLEEHCEKVLVGSEIDYRRFIARRSVNLVHYFWPTGRETINEFEKIWHDATGRFGGNIISNTISVMFGRILEVPESCEGVARFTFEYLCGRPLGAADYIAVAENYHTVFISDIPVMSMRIRDKARRFITLIDELYNHHCCLCCLASSSIDELFQGTEEGTLFDLDSFQFETETEGGKLRRNVFADGSLSSVGSVASIMSMHSGQEEMFAFRRAASRLIEMQTPLYLDGVSNFHPYFQRQHKNFKRNCDHSILPELSV is encoded by the exons ATGAGAAGAAGAATCTGGAACTTTTTCTCTAACTCCAAGAAGGGACTCACTTCTGAATTATTCACACCGGCATCATCCTCAACCTCCAATTTCCGCCGCCTAAACGCGCTTCGCTCTTACTGCGATCAATCCCACCTTCGTCTCCAAAACCGCACAG GTCTGCTTGCTCAGTATAAGAATCTGGTTGATCAAGGGAAGTTGCAGCATGATCCTTACCAAGAAAGTGTTGCCTCAGAACTTGAGAAATTGGTTGCAAGGCTGGAGcagtatgagagagaaatggAAGAGTATCAT GTGAATCTAGCTGAATGGGAGAAGAATCGGGAGAACGAGCGGCGGAAGCTTCTCATGGAGGAAGTGGAGTCACAACAGAAGGAGGGAGGAGATTGGTGGAAACAGTTGAATAACAAACTTACTGGAAGGAGGGGCTCTAG AAATAAACCAGTAAGTGTGGAGCCAGGAGTAGGGAAATGGGTGTCATATCTTAAACGTGAGATGAAGTTGGATTCAGTAGTTGGTCGCTATCcaactgctcctcctcctcctaaaGGGCTTTACATATACGGAAATGTCGGCAGTG GGAAGACAATGCTGATGGACATGTTTTATCGTGCCACTGAAGGAATTGTTAAACATCGAAGAAGATATCACTTTCATGAG GCCATGCTTAGAATAAATGAACATATGCACAAGATATGGAAGAAACAATTGGAAGAGAAGACTTTGCAGTCAAGCATTGCTGGTTGGATTATGAATCTTCCCTTTGACATTAAAGCTAAGGAGTGGCTAGCTGCAGAAGAAAGATACAAGCAAGAGGTACGGATGAAAAACATTCTTCCTGCTGTAGCAGAGGAGTTTTTTCTGGATCGAGAAGGAGACGACAAGGGAGCTAGCATTTTGTGCTTTGATGAGATTCAG ACTGTTGATGTATTTGCCATTGTAGCTTTATCTGGAATTCTAAGCAATTTGCTGAGCCGTGGAACCGTTATTGTGGCTACCAGTAATCGAGCACCAAATGACTTAAATGAG CCAGGTATGCAACAAGAAATATTCCAAAAACTTCTCTCCAAATTGGAAGAACATTGTGAGAAGGTATTAGTAGGGAGTGAAATTGACTACCGTCGTTTCATAGCACGAAGATCAGTCAACCTG GTACACTATTTCTGGCCTACTGGAAGGGAAACTATCAATGAATTTGAGAAAATCTGGCATGATGCAACAGGCAGATTTGGAGGAAATATAATATCCAATACCATCTCAGTAATGTTTGGAAG GATACTTGAGGTTCCTGAAAGTTGTGAAGGAGTTGCACGCTTCACATTTGAGTATTTGTGTGGTCGTCCG TTGGGTGCAGCAGATTATATAGCAGTAGCTGAAAACTATCACACTGTTTTCATTTCTGACATTCCAGTGATGAGTATGCGCATTCGTGACAAG GCACGGAGATTTATCACCCTTATTGATGAGTTATACAATCATCATTGCTGTCTATGTTGTTTAGCATCCTCCTCAATTGACGAATTATTTCAAGGAACTGAAGAGGGCACACTTTTTGACTTGGATAG TTTCCAGTTTGAAACAGAGACTGAAGGTGGGAAACTTCGCCGCAATGTCTTTGCAGATGGCAGTCTGAGCTCAGTAGGTTCCGTGGCTAGCATCATGTCCATGCATTCTGGTCAAGAAGAGATGTTTGCTTTTCGCAGAGCT GCCTCCCGCCTCATTGAAATGCAAACGCCATTATACTTGGATGGAGTCAGTAATTTCCACCCTTATTTTCAGAGGCAACATAAAAATTTCAAAAGGAATTGTGACCACAGCATACTACCTGAGTTATCAGTCTGA
- the LOC130720668 gene encoding adenine nucleotide transporter BT1, chloroplastic/mitochondrial-like, producing the protein MGMRGVSLFDDRNDGFFSVSNLGSQWNVQNEGYHHPGGLFASIGQMGMGFGQTPNDPSANSQGGGGGGNGMRIPCTEFYIRYVQSEGKVKIVGVPDEDDDDDDDEEEVVGGVRRMKKKKRGLKIKVKNPSLRRLFSGAIGGAVSRTAVAPLETIRTHLMVGSSGHSSGEVFNNIMKSDGWKGLFRGNFVNVIRVAPSKAIELFAYDTVNKNLSPKPGEQPKLPVPPSLIAGACAGVSSTLLTYPLELLKTRLTIQRGVYDGLFDAFLKIVREEGAGELYRGLAPSLIGVIPYSATNYFAYDSLRKAYRKFSKQEKIGNIETLLIGSLAGAISSTATFPLEVARKHMQVGALSGRQVYKNVLHALASILEKEGIQGLYRGLGPSCMKLVPAAGISFMCYEACKRILVEDDDDDEE; encoded by the exons ATGGGTATGCGAGGGGTTTCGCTATTCGATGACAGAAACGATGGCTTCTTCTCTGTTTCAAATTTGGGGTCTCAATGGAATGTTCAGAATGAAGGTTATCACCACCCAGGTGGTTTATTTGCGAGCATTGGTCAAATGGGTATGGGGTTTGGCCAAACACCAAACGACCCTTCTGCGAATTCCCaaggtggcggcggtggcggcaaTGGGATGAGGATTCCCTGCACGGAGTTTTACATTAGGTATGTTCAGTCGGAGGGGAAGGTGAAGATTGTTGGTGTTcctgatgaggatgatgatgatgatgatgatgaagaagaggtGGTGGGAGGGGTtaggaggatgaagaagaagaagaggggttTGAAGATTAAGGTGAAGAacccttcgttgaggaggttgTTTAGTGGGGCCATTGGGGGGGCGGTGTCGCGTACCGCGGTGGCGCCGTTGGAGACGATAAGGACTCATTTGATGGTTGGGAGTAGTGGCCATTCCAGTGGTGAGGTGTTTAATAATATCATGAAGAGTGATGGGTGGAAGGGGTTGTTTAGGGGCAATTTTGTTAATGTCATTCGTGTTGCACCTAGCAAGGCCATTGAG ctttttgcttatgacacaGTTAACAAGAACCTTTCACCAAAGCCTggggaacagcccaaactcccCGTTCCTCCATCACTGATTGCAGGTGCTTGCGCTGGAGTTAGTTCAACTTTATTGACATATCCTCTGGAGTTACTTAAAACTCGATTAACTATCCAG AGAGGTGTTTACGACGGTCTATTTGATGCATTCTTGAAAATCGTTCGAGAAGAAGGTGCTGGAGAACTTTATAGAGGCCTTGCACCTAGTCTTATTGGAGTTATTCCATATTCCGCCACCAATTACTTTGCCTACGATTCTTTAAGGAAAGCATACAGAAAATTTTCCAAACAAGAGAAGATTGGCAACATCGAAACCCTCTTGATAGGATCATTAGCGGGTGCTATTTCAAGTACCGCAACTTTTCCGCTCGAAGTGGCTCGCAAGCACATGCAAGTTGGAGCCCTTAGTGGAAGGCAAGTCTACAAGAATGTGCTTCATGCCCTTGCAAGTATTCTTGAAAAAGAAGGGATCCAGGGTTTGTATAGAGGGTTGGGACCAAGCTGCATGAAGTTGGTGCCAGCTGCAGGAATCTCTTTCATGTGCTATGAAGCCTGCAAGAGAATACTGgtagaggatgatgatgatgatgaggaataG